From Microbaculum marinisediminis, the proteins below share one genomic window:
- the dctP gene encoding TRAP transporter substrate-binding protein DctP, whose amino-acid sequence MTITRVLAGVAAAAFALTSTAAMAETWRYAFEESMDEVQGKFAQKFKEEVEANTDHTIQLFPYGTLGESADIMEQAQAGILQFVDQSPGFTGSLIPEAQVFFVPYLLPTDQDQLARFYKNSKAINEDFQKLYADQGLELLTMFPEGEVAMTTKSPVESCADLNEVKFRVMTNPLLVESYRAFGATPTPLPWGEVYGGLQTNIIQGQENPTFFLYSTKIYEVTDYITYAGHNNFTTAVMANKDFYDGLGDADKKAIQAASDAAYDYIVDYQKGLADSELEKIKKAKPEMTVTVLTEEQRKCFKDAAADVETKFIEMTGDSGKKILDQLKADLKAAAQ is encoded by the coding sequence ATGACAATCACGCGGGTTCTGGCCGGCGTCGCCGCCGCCGCATTCGCACTCACCTCGACCGCTGCCATGGCCGAAACCTGGCGCTACGCCTTCGAGGAATCGATGGACGAGGTGCAGGGCAAGTTCGCTCAGAAGTTCAAGGAAGAGGTCGAGGCCAACACCGACCATACGATCCAGCTGTTTCCCTATGGGACGTTGGGCGAGTCGGCGGACATCATGGAGCAGGCCCAGGCCGGCATCCTGCAGTTCGTCGACCAGTCGCCGGGTTTCACCGGCTCTCTGATCCCCGAGGCGCAGGTCTTCTTCGTGCCCTATCTGCTGCCGACGGACCAGGATCAGCTCGCCCGCTTCTACAAGAACTCCAAGGCGATCAACGAGGACTTCCAGAAGCTCTACGCCGATCAGGGGCTGGAACTGCTGACGATGTTCCCCGAGGGCGAGGTCGCCATGACCACCAAGAGCCCGGTGGAGAGCTGTGCCGACCTCAACGAAGTGAAGTTTAGGGTGATGACCAACCCGCTGCTGGTCGAATCCTACCGGGCCTTCGGTGCGACGCCGACGCCGCTGCCCTGGGGCGAGGTCTATGGCGGCCTGCAGACCAACATCATCCAGGGCCAGGAGAACCCGACCTTCTTCCTCTACTCGACGAAGATCTACGAGGTCACCGACTACATCACCTATGCCGGCCACAACAATTTCACCACCGCGGTGATGGCCAACAAGGACTTCTATGATGGCCTCGGCGATGCCGACAAGAAGGCGATCCAGGCCGCGTCCGATGCCGCCTACGACTACATCGTCGACTATCAGAAGGGCCTCGCCGATTCCGAACTCGAAAAGATCAAGAAGGCCAAGCCGGAGATGACGGTGACGGTGCTCACCGAGGAGCAGCGCAAGTGCTTCAAGGACGCCGCCGCCGATGTCGAGACCAAGTTCATCGAGATGACCGGCGACAGCGGCAAGAAGATCCTCGACCAGTTGAAGGCGGATCTGAAGGCGGCCGCCCAGTAA
- a CDS encoding PLP-dependent aminotransferase family protein, producing the protein MTIWPPNKDSLRRPAYRSLAQSLIDAIEAGEIRPGVRLPTHRALAYDLGVSVQTVSRAYDELSRLGVISGQVGRGSFVRSGRPDSRMPWHRLGGSDDVIDCSMLVPVTGDLHSERMSATLAALADDLPGNAMLSFRPRATLEAHCEAALGWLARCGVTTRRDQVLPTNGNTVAMTTALMTAALPGDLVVSEEIGHHTLKSLTNALGLRLAGLPLDNEGIVPDAFDRACRTGAVKVLFVLPSGLGPTAAMMGPKRRHAIVEIARQHDVWIVENDALGPIQPVRPEPLFMLAPERTFYFTGLAKCLLPGLRIAWLVVPDTMVAAARTRHLVTNWMATPLMAEIATRWLDDGTAETLLQWQQAQLSRRNDIAARLLRGLPYTGSPNGMHVWMRLPAPWREDMFVAHARNNGVAVAAGSNFAISDDQHHPAVRICLGAGSEEELERGLSVIARLVRSPPEPALLAI; encoded by the coding sequence ATGACAATCTGGCCACCAAACAAGGACAGTTTGCGGCGCCCCGCCTACCGTTCGCTCGCCCAGAGCCTGATCGACGCGATCGAGGCGGGCGAAATCCGGCCGGGCGTGCGGCTGCCGACTCATCGCGCGCTCGCCTACGATCTCGGCGTCAGCGTTCAGACGGTGAGCCGGGCCTATGACGAGCTCAGCCGGCTCGGCGTGATCTCCGGTCAGGTTGGGCGCGGCAGCTTCGTCAGGTCCGGCCGTCCGGATAGCCGCATGCCCTGGCATCGCCTCGGCGGCAGCGACGACGTCATCGACTGCTCGATGCTGGTGCCGGTGACCGGCGATCTCCATTCCGAGCGCATGTCCGCCACGCTCGCGGCCCTGGCCGACGACCTGCCCGGCAACGCGATGCTGTCGTTCCGGCCGCGCGCGACATTGGAAGCCCATTGCGAGGCCGCGCTCGGCTGGCTCGCCCGTTGCGGGGTCACCACCCGCCGCGACCAGGTGCTGCCGACCAACGGCAACACGGTGGCGATGACGACCGCGCTGATGACGGCCGCGCTGCCGGGCGACCTCGTCGTCTCCGAGGAGATCGGCCACCACACCCTGAAGTCGCTGACCAACGCGCTGGGACTGCGCCTGGCCGGCCTGCCCCTGGACAACGAAGGCATCGTGCCGGACGCGTTCGACCGGGCGTGCAGGACGGGTGCCGTGAAGGTCCTGTTCGTGCTTCCGAGCGGTCTCGGCCCGACGGCCGCGATGATGGGGCCGAAGCGTCGGCACGCTATCGTCGAGATCGCGCGGCAGCATGACGTCTGGATCGTCGAGAACGATGCCTTGGGTCCGATCCAGCCCGTCCGGCCGGAGCCGCTTTTCATGCTCGCGCCGGAGCGGACGTTCTATTTTACCGGCCTGGCGAAGTGCCTGCTGCCCGGGCTGCGTATCGCATGGCTGGTGGTTCCGGACACGATGGTGGCGGCGGCGCGGACGCGGCACCTGGTGACCAACTGGATGGCGACGCCGCTGATGGCGGAGATCGCCACCCGCTGGCTCGACGACGGAACGGCGGAGACGCTGTTGCAGTGGCAGCAGGCCCAGTTGTCGCGGCGCAACGACATCGCGGCCCGTCTGCTGCGCGGGCTCCCCTATACGGGCTCGCCCAACGGCATGCATGTGTGGATGCGGCTGCCCGCCCCCTGGCGCGAGGACATGTTCGTGGCCCACGCCCGCAACAACGGCGTGGCGGTGGCGGCGGGAAGCAATTTCGCGATCTCCGACGACCAGCATCATCCCGCGGTGCGGATTTGTCTGGGAGCCGGCTCCGAAGAGGAACTCGAACGCGGTCTCAGCGTGATCGCGCGGCTGGTGCGCAGCCCGCCGGAACCGGCCCTGCTGGCGATCTAG
- a CDS encoding Lrp/AsnC family transcriptional regulator yields the protein MPIALDDRDVRILQILCQEGRISKSELARRVNLSATPCWERLKRLEAQGLIRGYRAEIALARIAPHVTIFVVAELESHRTDDFRIFEQAIARRDEIIACWAIGGGFDYLLQIVTTDINAYQRLVDALLGERIGLKRYFTYIVTKDVKADAAPPLGHLLGRQDT from the coding sequence ATGCCCATCGCCCTTGATGACCGTGACGTTCGCATCCTGCAGATCCTCTGCCAGGAAGGCCGGATTTCGAAGAGCGAACTGGCCCGGCGCGTCAATCTGTCGGCCACGCCGTGTTGGGAGCGCCTCAAGCGTTTGGAGGCGCAGGGGCTGATCCGCGGCTATCGCGCCGAGATCGCCCTGGCGCGGATCGCGCCGCACGTGACGATCTTCGTGGTGGCCGAACTGGAATCGCATCGCACCGACGACTTCAGGATCTTCGAGCAAGCCATCGCCCGGCGCGACGAGATCATCGCCTGCTGGGCGATCGGCGGCGGCTTCGACTACCTGCTGCAGATCGTGACGACGGACATCAACGCCTATCAGCGCCTCGTCGACGCCCTTCTGGGCGAACGGATCGGCCTGAAGCGCTATTTCACCTATATCGTCACCAAGGACGTGAAGGCCGATGCGGCGCCGCCGCTGGGGCATCTGCTCGGTCGTCAGGACACTTGA
- a CDS encoding NAD-dependent succinate-semialdehyde dehydrogenase has product MSALAKTTDGAPKGIALADPALFKSFAYIGNRWTAAAGGTVLSVTDPADGALVGEVACLSSAESARSVDAAHAAFPDWASALPQHRARLLRRWYELMVESREDLAQIMTAEQGKPISEARGEIDYAASFVEFYAEEAKRPNIEGVTSHLPDAEVELWREPVGIAALITPWNFPSAMITRKAAAALAAGCTVLIHPSSQTPFSALALAELADRAGFPPGVVNVITGNAADIVAPWLDDPRVRALSFTGSTEIGKLLYSRSAATVKRLVLELGGHAPFLVFADADLDRAVDEAIKAKFATTGQDCLGANRFLVERSIYDAFCARFAEATMALSLGAGRDDPDLGPLMNEGAVRKQEEHVADALARGARCLAGGRRSPLGPLFYEATVLADVDPASLVFHEETFGPVAAIAPFETEDEAVTRANATEYGLVAYLHTQDPRRIYRLSRALDFGMVAVNRTKVTGAPIPFGGMKQSGLAREGARHGLEAFTDIKYVCRDWA; this is encoded by the coding sequence ATGAGCGCGCTTGCAAAGACGACCGACGGAGCCCCGAAAGGGATCGCCCTCGCCGATCCGGCGCTGTTCAAGAGCTTCGCCTATATCGGCAACCGCTGGACCGCAGCCGCCGGCGGCACCGTCCTGTCGGTGACCGATCCCGCCGACGGTGCGCTCGTCGGCGAGGTCGCCTGCCTGTCCTCGGCCGAGAGCGCACGGTCCGTGGACGCGGCCCATGCCGCGTTTCCCGATTGGGCCTCGGCCCTGCCGCAGCACCGCGCACGGCTCCTGCGCCGCTGGTACGAGCTGATGGTCGAGTCCCGCGAGGACCTGGCGCAGATCATGACCGCCGAACAGGGCAAGCCGATCTCGGAGGCGCGCGGCGAAATCGACTACGCCGCCTCCTTCGTCGAGTTCTACGCCGAGGAAGCCAAGCGCCCGAACATCGAAGGCGTCACCTCGCATCTCCCCGACGCCGAGGTCGAGCTCTGGCGCGAGCCGGTGGGCATCGCCGCCCTGATCACGCCCTGGAACTTTCCCTCCGCGATGATCACCCGCAAGGCCGCCGCGGCGCTGGCGGCCGGCTGCACGGTGCTGATACACCCCTCCTCGCAGACGCCGTTCTCGGCGCTGGCGCTGGCCGAACTGGCCGACCGGGCGGGCTTTCCCCCCGGCGTCGTCAACGTGATCACCGGCAACGCGGCCGACATCGTCGCGCCCTGGCTCGACGACCCGCGGGTCCGGGCGCTGTCGTTCACCGGCTCGACGGAGATCGGCAAGCTGCTCTATTCCCGTTCCGCCGCTACGGTGAAGCGGCTGGTGCTGGAGCTCGGCGGCCATGCCCCGTTCCTGGTGTTCGCCGACGCCGATCTCGACCGCGCGGTGGACGAGGCGATCAAGGCGAAGTTCGCCACGACCGGACAGGACTGCCTCGGCGCAAACCGCTTCCTTGTCGAACGCTCGATCTATGACGCCTTCTGCGCCCGCTTCGCCGAGGCGACGATGGCGCTGAGCCTGGGGGCCGGCCGCGACGATCCCGACCTGGGGCCGCTGATGAACGAGGGCGCGGTGCGCAAGCAGGAAGAGCACGTCGCCGACGCCCTGGCGCGCGGCGCGCGCTGCCTCGCCGGCGGCCGGCGCTCGCCCCTCGGCCCGTTGTTCTACGAAGCGACCGTCCTGGCCGACGTCGACCCGGCTTCGCTGGTCTTTCACGAGGAGACCTTCGGCCCGGTCGCCGCCATCGCCCCCTTCGAGACCGAGGACGAGGCGGTGACGCGCGCCAATGCCACCGAATACGGGCTCGTCGCCTATCTGCACACGCAGGATCCCCGGCGCATCTACCGTCTCAGCCGCGCGCTCGACTTCGGCATGGTCGCGGTCAACCGTACCAAGGTCACCGGCGCGCCGATCCCCTTCGGCGGCATGAAACAATCTGGCCTCGCCCGCGAGGGCGCCCGCCACGGGCTCGAGGCATTCACCGACATCAAGTACGTCTGCCGCGACTGGGCCTGA
- a CDS encoding aspartate aminotransferase family protein: MLTNDMLALWDRENFFHPSTHLAQHARGETPSRIITGGKGVWIEDRDGNRLLDAFAGLYCVNVGYGRTEITDAIAEQARELAYYHAYVGHGTEASITLSKMILDRAPAGMSKVYFGLGGSDANETNVKLVWYYNNILGRPEKKKIISRWRGYHGSGLMTGSLTGLGLFHRKFDLPLSQVIHTEAPYYYRRADLSMSEADFVAHCVAELEALIEAEGADTIAAFIGEPALGTGGLVPPPAGYWRAIQEVLDRHDILLIADEVVTGFGRLGTMFGSDHYGMRPDIITIAKGLTSAYAPLSGSIVGDKVWQVLMRGTDETGPIGHGWTYSAHPIGAAAGIANLNLIDSLGLVSNAGETGAYFLAALRDRLGNHPNVGDIRGEGLLAAVEFVEDRDTRTFFDAVDKIGPKVAAALLAEGVIGRAMPEGDIVGFAPPLCLTRAEADEIVDRMAKAVDTVF, translated from the coding sequence ATGCTTACCAACGACATGCTGGCTCTGTGGGATCGCGAGAACTTCTTTCATCCCTCCACCCATCTCGCCCAGCATGCGCGCGGCGAGACGCCGTCCCGCATCATCACCGGCGGCAAGGGCGTGTGGATCGAGGATCGCGACGGCAACAGGCTGCTCGACGCCTTCGCCGGGCTCTACTGCGTCAATGTCGGCTACGGCCGCACCGAGATCACCGATGCCATCGCCGAGCAGGCCAGGGAACTGGCCTACTACCACGCCTATGTCGGCCACGGCACCGAGGCCTCGATCACGCTGTCCAAGATGATCCTCGACCGCGCGCCGGCCGGCATGTCCAAGGTCTATTTCGGCCTCGGCGGCTCGGACGCCAACGAGACCAACGTCAAGCTCGTCTGGTACTACAACAACATCCTCGGCCGGCCGGAGAAGAAGAAGATCATCTCGCGCTGGCGCGGCTATCACGGCTCGGGCCTGATGACCGGATCGCTGACCGGCCTGGGCCTCTTTCACCGGAAGTTCGACCTGCCGCTTTCGCAGGTGATCCACACCGAAGCGCCCTACTACTATCGCCGCGCCGACCTCTCCATGAGCGAGGCCGATTTCGTCGCCCATTGCGTCGCCGAGCTGGAGGCGCTGATCGAGGCGGAAGGCGCCGACACGATCGCCGCCTTCATCGGCGAGCCGGCGCTCGGCACCGGCGGCCTGGTGCCGCCGCCGGCCGGCTACTGGCGGGCGATCCAGGAGGTGTTGGACAGGCACGACATCCTGCTGATCGCCGACGAGGTCGTCACCGGCTTCGGCCGCCTCGGCACGATGTTCGGCTCGGATCACTATGGAATGCGGCCCGACATCATCACCATCGCCAAGGGCCTCACCTCGGCCTACGCGCCGCTGTCGGGCTCGATCGTCGGCGACAAGGTCTGGCAGGTGCTGATGCGGGGCACGGACGAGACCGGTCCGATCGGCCACGGCTGGACCTATTCGGCCCACCCGATCGGCGCGGCCGCCGGCATCGCCAACCTGAACCTGATCGACAGCCTCGGCCTGGTTTCCAATGCCGGCGAGACCGGCGCGTATTTCCTCGCCGCCCTGCGCGACCGTCTCGGCAACCATCCCAATGTCGGCGACATCCGCGGCGAGGGGCTGCTGGCCGCCGTCGAATTCGTCGAAGATCGCGACACGCGCACCTTCTTCGACGCGGTCGACAAGATCGGCCCGAAGGTCGCCGCCGCATTGCTGGCCGAAGGCGTCATCGGCCGGGCCATGCCCGAAGGCGACATCGTCGGCTTCGCCCCGCCGCTCTGCCTCACGCGCGCCGAGGCCGACGAGATCGTCGACAGGATGGCGAAGGCGGTCGACACGGTGTTCTGA
- a CDS encoding FadR/GntR family transcriptional regulator: protein MTKTSELTPPGAVSTRRRREESISEQIKDMIIERQLRPGDRLPAERALMDLFRASKGSIREALSALRSQGLIRTRTGPGGGVFLSEIAPQRAMALLSNYFLFRTPTITDIYAVRCQLEPEIAASVAGHLSEADFTRLERTMRLYDAPPVTAEEEYAQRMAELDFHSVLAELCPNPVLGLYCGFLQTLLREMVVCRRIYDAPHPELRDTALHYQIRLMRALRAEDAETARAIMAEHMDAAQAYMVAMEASIAGGFLRADGD from the coding sequence ATGACGAAGACGAGCGAACTCACTCCGCCAGGCGCGGTTTCCACGCGGCGCCGCCGGGAGGAGAGCATCAGCGAGCAGATCAAGGACATGATCATCGAGCGCCAGCTCCGGCCGGGCGACCGGCTGCCCGCCGAACGCGCGCTGATGGATCTGTTCCGCGCCTCGAAGGGCTCGATCCGCGAGGCGCTGAGCGCGTTGCGATCGCAGGGCCTGATCCGGACGCGGACCGGACCGGGCGGCGGCGTGTTCCTCAGCGAGATCGCGCCGCAACGGGCGATGGCGCTTCTGTCCAACTACTTTTTGTTCCGCACGCCGACGATCACCGACATCTATGCGGTGCGCTGCCAACTGGAGCCCGAGATCGCCGCCTCCGTCGCCGGCCATCTCTCCGAGGCCGATTTCACCCGGCTGGAGCGCACCATGCGCCTCTACGACGCGCCGCCGGTGACGGCCGAGGAGGAGTATGCCCAGCGCATGGCCGAGCTCGACTTTCACAGCGTGCTCGCCGAGCTGTGCCCCAACCCGGTGCTCGGTCTCTATTGCGGGTTCCTGCAGACGCTGTTGCGGGAAATGGTGGTCTGCCGGCGCATCTACGACGCGCCGCATCCCGAGCTGCGCGACACCGCGCTGCACTACCAGATCCGCCTGATGCGCGCGCTGCGGGCCGAAGACGCGGAGACGGCGCGCGCGATCATGGCCGAGCACATGGACGCCGCCCAGGCCTACATGGTCGCGATGGAGGCCAGTATCGCCGGCGGCTTCCTGCGCGCCGACGGCGACTGA
- a CDS encoding ABC transporter ATP-binding protein, translating into MTIAVEAKGLTRVFGGGRKLFGGRHPAVHAVQSADLAVQEGETLGVVGESGCGKSTLARMLVGLDRPTAGTIRLEGRDATQVAGRDPRALARHIQYVFQDPVASLNPRKTIRQTLEAPMRRLLGLDATAREERLAELMRVVSLRQEFLERYPHEFSGGQAQRIGIARALAADARVIVLDEPVSALDVSVQAQVLNLLDRLKQEFGLTYIFISHDLSVIESVCDRVAVMYFGRIVEVGSARDLYAHPRHPYTALLMRSAPTPGARRIEAEEKPAELPDPLNPPPGCAFASRCPRAAAKCRDERPPLTVVDAPSDDTQRAACWYPLVEDNPADST; encoded by the coding sequence ATGACGATCGCGGTCGAAGCGAAGGGGCTGACCCGCGTCTTCGGTGGCGGGCGCAAGCTGTTCGGCGGCCGGCATCCCGCGGTTCATGCGGTGCAAAGCGCCGACCTGGCCGTCCAGGAAGGTGAGACGTTGGGTGTGGTCGGCGAGTCCGGCTGCGGCAAGTCCACGCTGGCCCGCATGCTGGTCGGCCTGGATCGCCCCACCGCCGGCACCATCCGGCTCGAAGGGCGTGACGCGACGCAGGTCGCGGGCCGGGATCCGCGGGCGCTCGCCCGGCACATCCAGTATGTGTTCCAGGACCCGGTCGCCTCGCTCAACCCGCGCAAGACCATCCGCCAGACCCTGGAGGCGCCGATGCGGCGGCTGCTCGGGTTGGATGCGACGGCGCGGGAGGAGAGGCTTGCGGAGCTGATGCGGGTGGTCAGCCTGCGCCAGGAGTTTCTCGAGCGCTATCCGCACGAGTTCTCAGGCGGACAGGCACAGCGCATCGGCATCGCCCGGGCGCTGGCGGCGGACGCGCGGGTGATCGTGCTCGACGAGCCGGTGTCGGCCCTCGACGTTTCGGTGCAGGCGCAGGTGCTGAACCTGCTCGACCGGCTCAAGCAGGAATTCGGGCTGACCTACATCTTCATCAGCCACGATCTCAGCGTGATCGAAAGCGTCTGCGACCGCGTGGCGGTGATGTATTTCGGGCGGATCGTCGAGGTCGGCTCCGCGCGCGATCTCTACGCGCATCCGCGCCACCCCTATACGGCGCTGCTGATGCGCTCGGCGCCGACGCCGGGCGCGCGCCGGATCGAGGCGGAGGAGAAACCGGCGGAACTGCCCGATCCGCTCAATCCGCCGCCGGGCTGCGCCTTCGCGTCACGCTGCCCGCGCGCGGCGGCGAAATGCCGTGACGAGCGCCCGCCGCTTACCGTGGTCGATGCACCAAGCGACGATACGCAGCGCGCCGCCTGCTGGTATCCTCTTGTCGAAGACAATCCCGCGGATTCCACATGA
- a CDS encoding dipeptide/oligopeptide/nickel ABC transporter permease/ATP-binding protein, producing MVALPFTAKKAADRGDRPSPFRLLITNRLSAVGLVVLALIVVLALLTPVLPLPDPDITDPAQRLLRPGADGHLLGTDHLGRDLLSRLLWGTRVSIVVGLSATLIAAIVGSLIGLTAGYAGGRTDSVLMRGIDLVMAFPYILLALGIVAVLGPGLLNALYAIAIVNIPFFARNIRGLTLGLSRREFVDAARLSGASHPAILFGDVLPNVLPTIVVTMSTTVGWMILETAGLSFLGLGAQPPQADLGSMLGEGRKLLFTAPHVSVIPGLMIFVLVMSINLVGDGIRDVLDPRLKSGALAAPGAATAVKREAVPEKRGADAVLSVEGLRTQFQTGSRIYKAVGGVDLDLAPGERLGLVGESGSGKSVTALSLLRLVPTPPGTITGGRVTIAGEDQLAAAVEDLRRLRGGRVAYVFQDPLTTLHPLFTVGQQIVEALRAHQPLSRRQAEARAIELLDRVQIPSAKARFDAYPHELSGGMRQRVCIAMALANDPEVIIADEPTTALDVTVQAQVLNLMRGLSDAQGSAVLFITHDFGVVSELCDRVAVMYAGRIVEIGPTQAVLDTPAHPYTRKLIDCVPVLGQPDRRLDAIEGLPPPVDRLPPGCAFAERCPIAEPRCREGDISLDTLSDGRAVRCIKPYRFAS from the coding sequence ATGGTGGCCCTTCCGTTCACGGCCAAGAAGGCCGCCGATCGCGGCGACCGGCCATCGCCGTTCAGGCTCCTGATCACCAACCGCCTGTCGGCCGTCGGGCTCGTCGTGCTCGCGCTGATCGTGGTGCTGGCGCTGCTGACGCCGGTCCTGCCGCTGCCCGATCCCGACATCACGGATCCCGCCCAGCGGCTTCTCAGGCCCGGCGCCGATGGGCATCTGCTGGGCACCGACCATCTCGGCCGCGATCTGCTGTCGCGGCTTCTTTGGGGAACGCGCGTTTCCATCGTCGTCGGCCTGTCGGCGACCCTGATCGCGGCGATCGTCGGATCGCTGATCGGGCTGACGGCGGGCTATGCCGGCGGGCGCACCGACAGCGTTCTGATGCGCGGCATCGACCTGGTCATGGCGTTTCCCTACATCCTGCTGGCGCTCGGCATCGTCGCGGTTCTGGGGCCGGGGCTCCTGAACGCGCTCTACGCCATCGCCATCGTCAACATCCCGTTCTTCGCGCGGAACATTCGCGGCCTGACGCTCGGGCTGTCGCGCCGCGAATTCGTCGACGCCGCTCGGCTGTCCGGCGCCTCGCATCCCGCGATCCTGTTCGGCGACGTCCTGCCCAACGTCCTGCCGACCATCGTCGTCACGATGTCGACCACTGTCGGCTGGATGATCCTGGAGACCGCCGGCCTTTCGTTCCTGGGCCTCGGCGCGCAGCCGCCGCAGGCCGATCTCGGGTCCATGCTGGGCGAGGGGCGCAAGCTGCTGTTCACGGCGCCGCATGTGTCCGTTATCCCCGGCCTGATGATCTTCGTGCTCGTCATGAGCATCAATCTCGTGGGAGACGGCATCCGCGACGTTCTCGATCCGCGGCTGAAATCCGGCGCGCTGGCGGCCCCCGGCGCGGCGACGGCGGTGAAACGCGAAGCTGTTCCCGAAAAGCGCGGGGCCGACGCGGTGCTTTCGGTCGAAGGGCTGCGCACGCAGTTCCAGACCGGTTCGCGGATCTACAAGGCCGTCGGCGGGGTCGACCTCGACCTGGCGCCGGGCGAACGGCTCGGTCTCGTCGGCGAATCCGGCTCCGGCAAATCGGTGACGGCGCTGTCGCTTCTCCGGCTCGTGCCGACGCCGCCGGGCACGATCACCGGCGGCCGCGTGACGATCGCCGGCGAAGACCAGCTTGCCGCAGCCGTCGAGGATCTGCGCAGGCTGCGCGGAGGGCGGGTCGCCTATGTGTTCCAGGATCCGCTGACGACGCTGCACCCGCTGTTCACGGTCGGCCAGCAGATCGTCGAGGCGCTTCGGGCGCATCAGCCGTTGTCGCGTCGACAGGCCGAGGCGCGGGCGATCGAACTCCTGGACCGCGTCCAGATCCCGTCGGCGAAGGCGCGCTTCGATGCCTATCCGCACGAGCTGTCGGGCGGCATGCGCCAGCGCGTCTGCATCGCCATGGCGCTTGCCAACGACCCCGAGGTGATCATCGCCGACGAGCCGACGACGGCGCTCGACGTGACGGTGCAGGCGCAGGTGCTGAACCTGATGCGCGGGCTTTCGGACGCGCAGGGCTCTGCCGTGCTGTTCATCACCCACGACTTCGGCGTCGTCTCCGAACTCTGCGACCGCGTCGCGGTGATGTATGCCGGACGGATCGTCGAAATAGGGCCGACGCAGGCGGTGCTCGACACGCCGGCCCATCCCTATACCCGCAAGCTGATCGACTGCGTGCCGGTGCTGGGCCAGCCGGACCGACGGCTCGATGCCATCGAGGGTCTGCCGCCGCCGGTCGATCGCCTTCCGCCGGGCTGTGCCTTCGCCGAGCGTTGTCCGATCGCCGAGCCCCGGTGCCGCGAGGGCGACATATCGCTCGACACCCTGTCCGACGGCCGCGCCGTGCGCTGCATCAAGCCCTACAGGTTTGCGTCATGA
- a CDS encoding ABC transporter permease — translation MWIYIGKRLIATVPILLGLSVIVFGMMALIPGDPATAILGSYATPENVERLNRQLGLDRPLVEQYVIWLGNLLQGDMGRSYALNRPVADEVFERFGATLVLAGASLILCSIFGLIAGIAAAVRQFGWTDRIVTFLVLIGISTPSFWLGLLLIMLFAVELQWLPASGMFAIYGGGGPLDLLKHLVMPAVTLAVVATAVIARLTRAAMLEVLRQDYIRTARAKGVSERRVIYRHAFKAALVSVIPVIGIQAGFVLGGAVYIETVFQWPGIGRMLVNAISTRDLLLVQGGVLVVAASYVFFNLIADVAQTIVDPRLR, via the coding sequence ATGTGGATCTATATCGGCAAACGCCTGATCGCGACGGTGCCGATCCTGCTCGGGCTCTCGGTCATCGTCTTCGGAATGATGGCCCTGATCCCGGGCGATCCGGCCACTGCGATCCTGGGGAGCTACGCGACGCCGGAGAACGTCGAACGGCTCAACCGGCAGCTCGGTCTCGATAGACCGCTGGTCGAGCAGTACGTCATCTGGCTGGGCAATCTCCTGCAGGGCGACATGGGCCGCAGCTATGCCCTCAATCGTCCGGTCGCCGACGAGGTGTTCGAGCGCTTCGGCGCGACGCTGGTCCTCGCCGGGGCCTCTCTCATTCTGTGTTCGATCTTCGGCCTGATCGCCGGCATCGCCGCCGCCGTGCGCCAGTTCGGCTGGACCGACCGGATCGTCACCTTCCTCGTCCTGATCGGCATCTCGACGCCGTCGTTCTGGCTCGGCCTGTTGCTGATCATGCTGTTCGCCGTCGAGCTGCAATGGCTGCCGGCGTCGGGCATGTTCGCCATATATGGCGGCGGCGGGCCGCTCGATCTCCTCAAGCACCTTGTCATGCCGGCGGTGACGCTGGCGGTGGTGGCCACGGCGGTGATCGCCCGGCTGACCCGCGCCGCCATGCTCGAGGTACTGCGCCAGGACTACATTCGGACCGCCCGGGCCAAGGGCGTTTCGGAGCGGCGGGTGATCTACCGCCACGCCTTCAAGGCGGCGCTCGTTTCCGTCATTCCGGTGATCGGCATACAGGCGGGCTTCGTGCTCGGCGGCGCCGTCTATATCGAGACCGTGTTCCAGTGGCCGGGCATCGGGCGGATGCTGGTCAACGCCATTTCGACGCGCGACCTGCTGCTCGTCCAGGGCGGTGTCCTGGTGGTGGCGGCGAGCTACGTCTTCTTCAACCTCATCGCCGACGTCGCGCAGACGATCGTCGATCCGAGGCTGCGCTGA